Proteins found in one Tamandua tetradactyla isolate mTamTet1 chromosome 1, mTamTet1.pri, whole genome shotgun sequence genomic segment:
- the NOL4L gene encoding nucleolar protein 4-like isoform X6 — translation MNDSTWMSADPHLASSLSPSQDERMRSPQNLHSQEDDDSSSESGSGHGSSTLNPSTSSSTQGDPAFPEMNGNGTVAPMDFTATAEDQPINLCDKLPPGTTLGTPSYPSDGCSTDGLRSRVKYGVKSTPESPPYSSGSYDSIKTEVSGCPEDLTVGRAPTADDDDDDHDDHEDNDKMNDSEGMDPERLKAFNMFVRLFVDENLDRMVPISKQPKEKIQAIIESCSRQFPEFQERARKRIRTYLKSCRRMKKNGMEMTRPTPPHLTSAMAENILAAACESETRKAAKRMRLEIYQSSQDEPIALDKQHSRDSTAITHSTYSLPASSYSQDPVYVNGGLNYSYRGYGTLSSNLQPPASLQTGNHSNGPTDLSMKGGASSTSTTPTPTPSSNSTSRTMPTAQLSPTEISAVRQLIAGYRESAAFLLRSADELENLILQQN, via the exons ATGAACGACTCCACATGGATGTCAGCTGACCCCCACCTGGCCTCCAGCCTGAGTCCCAGCCAGGACGAGAGGATGCGGAGCCCCCAGAACCTCCACAGCCAAGAGGACG ATGACTCCTCTTCCGAAAGCGGCAGTGGCCATGGCTCCTCCACCCTGAACCCATCCACATCGAGCAGCACGCAGGGTGACCCCGCCTTCCCCGAAATGAATGGCAACGGCACCGTGGCCCCGATGGACTTCACTGCCACCGCTGAGGACCAGCCCATCAACCTGTGTGACAAGCTCCCACCGGGCACAACGCTTGGCACCCCCTCCTATCCCTCTGACGGCTGCAGCACCGACGGGCTGCGGAGTCGTGTCAAGTACGGGGTAAAGAGCACCCCTGAG TCCCCTCCCTACAGCTCTGGGAGCTACGACTCCATCAAGACGGAGGTCAGTGGCTGCCCTGAGGACCTGACAGTGGGCCGGGCTCCCACTGCAGATGACGACGACGACGACCACGATGACCACGAAGACAACGACAAGATGAATGACTCTGAGGGCATGGACCCTGAGCGCCTCAAGGCCTTCAAC ATGTTTGTGCGCCTCTTTGTGGATGAGAACCTGGACCGCATGGTACCCATCTCCAAGCAGCCCAAGGAGAAGATACAGGCCATCATCGAGTCCTGCAGCCGGCAGTTCCCCGAGTTCCAGGAGCGCGCCCGCAAGCGCATCCGCACGTACCTCAAGTCCTGCCGCCGCATGAAGAAGAACGGCATGGAGATG ACGAGACCCACTCCTCCCCACCTGACCTCGGCCATGGCAGAAAACATCCTGGCAGCTGCCTGTGAAAGTGAGACGAGAAAAGCAGCCAAAAGGATGCGCCTGGAGATCTACCAGTCCTCTCAG GACGAGCCCATAGCCCTAGACAAGCAACACTCCCGGGACTCCACAGCCATCACCCACTCCACCTATTCACTGCCAGCCTCCTCCTACTCCCAGGACCCCGTGTATGTCAATGGCGGCCTCAATTACAGCTACCGAGGTTACGGGACCTTGAGCAGCAACCTGCAGCCCCCTGCTTCCCTCCAAACAGGAAATCACAGTAATG GGCCCACAGACCTCAGCATGAAAGGCGGGGCCtcttccacctccaccacccccacccccaccccatccagcAACAGCACCAGCAGGACCATGCCCACTGCCCAGCTCAGCCCCACAGAGATCAGCGCTGTGCGGCAGCTCATCGCTGGCTACCGGGAGTCTGCTGCCTTCCTCCTGCGTTCTGCAGATGAACTGGAAAACCTCATTTTACAGCAGAACTGA
- the NOL4L gene encoding nucleolar protein 4-like isoform X4: MGVRVAQWARPCGCPAPPAAYLWLVGPRHDETSVSSEDFDMNDSTWMSADPHLASSLSPSQDERMRSPQNLHSQEDDDSSSESGSGHGSSTLNPSTSSSTQGDPAFPEMNGNGTVAPMDFTATAEDQPINLCDKLPPGTTLGTPSYPSDGCSTDGLRSRVKYGVKSTPESPPYSSGSYDSIKTEVSGCPEDLTVGRAPTADDDDDDHDDHEDNDKMNDSEGMDPERLKAFNMFVRLFVDENLDRMVPISKQPKEKIQAIIESCSRQFPEFQERARKRIRTYLKSCRRMKKNGMEMTRPTPPHLTSAMAENILAAACESETRKAAKRMRLEIYQSSQDEPIALDKQHSRDSTAITHSTYSLPASSYSQDPVYVNGGLNYSYRGYGTLSSNLQPPASLQTGNHSNGPTDLSMKGGASSTSTTPTPTPSSNSTSRTMPTAQLSPTEISAVRQLIAGYRESAAFLLRSADELENLILQQN, from the exons ATGGGAGTCAGGGTGGCACAGTGGGCCCGGCCGTGTGGGTGCCCAGCTCCTCCTGCTGCCTACCTCTGGCTGGTGGGCCCCCGGCAT GATGAGACTTCCGTGAGCAGTGAGGATTTTGATATGAACGACTCCACATGGATGTCAGCTGACCCCCACCTGGCCTCCAGCCTGAGTCCCAGCCAGGACGAGAGGATGCGGAGCCCCCAGAACCTCCACAGCCAAGAGGACG ATGACTCCTCTTCCGAAAGCGGCAGTGGCCATGGCTCCTCCACCCTGAACCCATCCACATCGAGCAGCACGCAGGGTGACCCCGCCTTCCCCGAAATGAATGGCAACGGCACCGTGGCCCCGATGGACTTCACTGCCACCGCTGAGGACCAGCCCATCAACCTGTGTGACAAGCTCCCACCGGGCACAACGCTTGGCACCCCCTCCTATCCCTCTGACGGCTGCAGCACCGACGGGCTGCGGAGTCGTGTCAAGTACGGGGTAAAGAGCACCCCTGAG TCCCCTCCCTACAGCTCTGGGAGCTACGACTCCATCAAGACGGAGGTCAGTGGCTGCCCTGAGGACCTGACAGTGGGCCGGGCTCCCACTGCAGATGACGACGACGACGACCACGATGACCACGAAGACAACGACAAGATGAATGACTCTGAGGGCATGGACCCTGAGCGCCTCAAGGCCTTCAAC ATGTTTGTGCGCCTCTTTGTGGATGAGAACCTGGACCGCATGGTACCCATCTCCAAGCAGCCCAAGGAGAAGATACAGGCCATCATCGAGTCCTGCAGCCGGCAGTTCCCCGAGTTCCAGGAGCGCGCCCGCAAGCGCATCCGCACGTACCTCAAGTCCTGCCGCCGCATGAAGAAGAACGGCATGGAGATG ACGAGACCCACTCCTCCCCACCTGACCTCGGCCATGGCAGAAAACATCCTGGCAGCTGCCTGTGAAAGTGAGACGAGAAAAGCAGCCAAAAGGATGCGCCTGGAGATCTACCAGTCCTCTCAG GACGAGCCCATAGCCCTAGACAAGCAACACTCCCGGGACTCCACAGCCATCACCCACTCCACCTATTCACTGCCAGCCTCCTCCTACTCCCAGGACCCCGTGTATGTCAATGGCGGCCTCAATTACAGCTACCGAGGTTACGGGACCTTGAGCAGCAACCTGCAGCCCCCTGCTTCCCTCCAAACAGGAAATCACAGTAATG GGCCCACAGACCTCAGCATGAAAGGCGGGGCCtcttccacctccaccacccccacccccaccccatccagcAACAGCACCAGCAGGACCATGCCCACTGCCCAGCTCAGCCCCACAGAGATCAGCGCTGTGCGGCAGCTCATCGCTGGCTACCGGGAGTCTGCTGCCTTCCTCCTGCGTTCTGCAGATGAACTGGAAAACCTCATTTTACAGCAGAACTGA
- the NOL4L gene encoding nucleolar protein 4-like isoform X5 has translation MAQPVSSDPAAEGAPWRCTEADETSVSSEDFDMNDSTWMSADPHLASSLSPSQDERMRSPQNLHSQEDDDSSSESGSGHGSSTLNPSTSSSTQGDPAFPEMNGNGTVAPMDFTATAEDQPINLCDKLPPGTTLGTPSYPSDGCSTDGLRSRVKYGVKSTPESPPYSSGSYDSIKTEVSGCPEDLTVGRAPTADDDDDDHDDHEDNDKMNDSEGMDPERLKAFNMFVRLFVDENLDRMVPISKQPKEKIQAIIESCSRQFPEFQERARKRIRTYLKSCRRMKKNGMEMTRPTPPHLTSAMAENILAAACESETRKAAKRMRLEIYQSSQDEPIALDKQHSRDSTAITHSTYSLPASSYSQDPVYVNGGLNYSYRGYGTLSSNLQPPASLQTGNHSNGPTDLSMKGGASSTSTTPTPTPSSNSTSRTMPTAQLSPTEISAVRQLIAGYRESAAFLLRSADELENLILQQN, from the exons ATGGCCCAGCCCGTGTCCTCGGATCCAGCTGCAGAGGGTGCACCCTGGCGCTGCACAGAAGCC GATGAGACTTCCGTGAGCAGTGAGGATTTTGATATGAACGACTCCACATGGATGTCAGCTGACCCCCACCTGGCCTCCAGCCTGAGTCCCAGCCAGGACGAGAGGATGCGGAGCCCCCAGAACCTCCACAGCCAAGAGGACG ATGACTCCTCTTCCGAAAGCGGCAGTGGCCATGGCTCCTCCACCCTGAACCCATCCACATCGAGCAGCACGCAGGGTGACCCCGCCTTCCCCGAAATGAATGGCAACGGCACCGTGGCCCCGATGGACTTCACTGCCACCGCTGAGGACCAGCCCATCAACCTGTGTGACAAGCTCCCACCGGGCACAACGCTTGGCACCCCCTCCTATCCCTCTGACGGCTGCAGCACCGACGGGCTGCGGAGTCGTGTCAAGTACGGGGTAAAGAGCACCCCTGAG TCCCCTCCCTACAGCTCTGGGAGCTACGACTCCATCAAGACGGAGGTCAGTGGCTGCCCTGAGGACCTGACAGTGGGCCGGGCTCCCACTGCAGATGACGACGACGACGACCACGATGACCACGAAGACAACGACAAGATGAATGACTCTGAGGGCATGGACCCTGAGCGCCTCAAGGCCTTCAAC ATGTTTGTGCGCCTCTTTGTGGATGAGAACCTGGACCGCATGGTACCCATCTCCAAGCAGCCCAAGGAGAAGATACAGGCCATCATCGAGTCCTGCAGCCGGCAGTTCCCCGAGTTCCAGGAGCGCGCCCGCAAGCGCATCCGCACGTACCTCAAGTCCTGCCGCCGCATGAAGAAGAACGGCATGGAGATG ACGAGACCCACTCCTCCCCACCTGACCTCGGCCATGGCAGAAAACATCCTGGCAGCTGCCTGTGAAAGTGAGACGAGAAAAGCAGCCAAAAGGATGCGCCTGGAGATCTACCAGTCCTCTCAG GACGAGCCCATAGCCCTAGACAAGCAACACTCCCGGGACTCCACAGCCATCACCCACTCCACCTATTCACTGCCAGCCTCCTCCTACTCCCAGGACCCCGTGTATGTCAATGGCGGCCTCAATTACAGCTACCGAGGTTACGGGACCTTGAGCAGCAACCTGCAGCCCCCTGCTTCCCTCCAAACAGGAAATCACAGTAATG GGCCCACAGACCTCAGCATGAAAGGCGGGGCCtcttccacctccaccacccccacccccaccccatccagcAACAGCACCAGCAGGACCATGCCCACTGCCCAGCTCAGCCCCACAGAGATCAGCGCTGTGCGGCAGCTCATCGCTGGCTACCGGGAGTCTGCTGCCTTCCTCCTGCGTTCTGCAGATGAACTGGAAAACCTCATTTTACAGCAGAACTGA